One genomic segment of Chitinophaga sancti includes these proteins:
- a CDS encoding alpha/beta hydrolase-fold protein → MKQTISILLVMFLAANVTAQQMKIISDSLYSDNLKEMRQIEVELPDDYDPASGKKYEVIYVTDGEWNNDIVAHMQRFVQIQFVPPCIVVSMKNMGVRDRDFTPSRLQGNSRSGGADKFLAFMKTELMPYIEKKYPARADNRVYVGSSLAGLFGIYAFLHAPMLFESYLISDPAMWWDNGLLLKETGEKLAGMSQVHASLYITGREGAAMRDMGVSQLDSIFRGKAPASLHWKVTPYAGETHNSMIFKTVFDGLKFTWAGYTTDQPRYHPMTGIVLKDKSFPLYIWPDERSDWHYTTDGTVPTAASPRITGKLDLTIPVQFTIKSICVRDEYSDTIRGSFKVGTTLKSEPLPKQLKSGGLDTLPGLLKGGIRIDTDGYYVFFIDTEDSVKISLGNAMSNVTFDKQSFIVPLQKGYYPLKISYKGAAPRIEWITPASPDSGPLPAAVLYPHH, encoded by the coding sequence ATGAAGCAAACCATCAGTATTCTCCTTGTCATGTTTCTGGCGGCCAATGTCACCGCACAACAAATGAAGATCATCAGTGATTCCCTTTACTCTGACAACCTGAAAGAGATGCGTCAGATTGAAGTAGAACTACCGGATGATTATGATCCCGCTTCAGGAAAAAAGTATGAAGTGATCTATGTGACGGATGGCGAATGGAACAATGACATCGTTGCACACATGCAGCGTTTTGTACAAATTCAATTTGTACCTCCCTGTATCGTAGTCAGTATGAAAAACATGGGAGTGCGTGACCGGGATTTTACACCCAGCCGTTTGCAAGGCAATTCCCGCTCAGGCGGAGCCGATAAATTCCTCGCCTTTATGAAGACTGAACTGATGCCCTACATTGAAAAAAAATACCCTGCCCGTGCGGACAACAGGGTATATGTAGGCTCATCGCTGGCTGGCTTATTTGGGATCTACGCTTTTCTGCATGCCCCGATGTTGTTTGAGTCTTACCTTATTTCAGACCCTGCGATGTGGTGGGACAATGGTTTGCTGCTTAAAGAAACAGGGGAGAAACTGGCGGGTATGAGCCAGGTACATGCATCGCTATACATTACCGGCAGGGAAGGAGCAGCGATGCGTGATATGGGGGTATCTCAGCTGGATTCTATTTTCAGGGGAAAAGCACCGGCTTCATTACACTGGAAAGTAACACCCTATGCAGGAGAGACGCATAATAGTATGATCTTTAAAACCGTGTTCGATGGACTGAAATTTACGTGGGCAGGGTATACTACAGATCAACCAAGATACCATCCCATGACGGGTATTGTGCTGAAAGATAAATCATTCCCGCTCTACATCTGGCCGGACGAAAGGTCTGACTGGCATTATACCACAGATGGTACGGTGCCTACAGCAGCATCACCACGCATTACCGGTAAACTGGATCTGACGATACCTGTACAATTTACCATCAAGTCTATATGTGTGAGAGATGAATATAGTGATACGATACGTGGTAGTTTTAAAGTAGGAACGACATTGAAATCTGAACCATTGCCAAAGCAGTTGAAATCCGGTGGCCTGGATACTTTGCCGGGATTATTAAAAGGCGGGATCAGGATTGATACAGATGGTTATTATGTATTTTTTATCGATACAGAAGACAGTGTGAAAATATCTCTGGGCAATGCAATGAGTAATGTAACTTTTGATAAGCAAAGTTTTATCGTGCCCTTACAAAAGGGATATTATCCGTTGAAAATTTCTTACAAAGGTGCAGCACCCCGTATAGAATGGATCACGCCTGCAAGCCCTGATTCAGGCCCACTGCCAGCTGCCGTACTGTACCCTCATCATTGA
- a CDS encoding FAD-binding oxidoreductase, which translates to MNVDYLVVGQGIAGTMLSYSLMQAGASVLVIDEYKENSSSRVAAGVVNPVSGRRFTVAWLYDEIYPIALRTYREMEGLLGLPVYKERDLWTVLPTEQLKTAFFDRTTGLDYMRRPSDAAIAHYDQWLDQPFGAAIIKGGTVLLQQLLPIWREYLKKHNSLLEERFLPSRLQAKSTSVTYGDIHARAMIFCDGAQTTHNPWFSSIPFLLNKGEVLTVRVPGFETADIVKRSISMVPIPGQNDIYWVGATFAWDYPDENPTAEKRAFLENGLRQLLKVPYEVLDHQAAVRPSGTDRRPMLGMHPEMPSLGLFNGLGTKGSSLAPAMAAQMTAHLLRNAPLWQETDIKRFFNRYKG; encoded by the coding sequence ATGAATGTAGATTATCTGGTAGTAGGTCAGGGCATCGCAGGTACGATGCTAAGTTACAGCCTGATGCAGGCTGGAGCTTCTGTACTCGTCATAGACGAATACAAGGAAAACAGTTCTTCCCGTGTGGCGGCAGGTGTGGTAAATCCGGTTTCGGGCAGACGTTTTACAGTGGCGTGGTTGTACGACGAGATCTACCCGATAGCCCTGCGCACTTACCGTGAAATGGAGGGTTTGCTGGGGTTGCCAGTATATAAAGAACGGGATCTGTGGACAGTATTGCCTACAGAACAGCTGAAGACGGCATTCTTTGACAGAACGACAGGTCTGGATTATATGCGACGGCCATCGGACGCTGCTATAGCCCATTATGACCAGTGGTTGGATCAGCCTTTTGGCGCAGCCATTATAAAGGGGGGTACGGTGCTGCTGCAACAGTTATTGCCCATCTGGAGAGAATACCTGAAGAAACATAATTCCCTGCTGGAAGAGCGTTTCCTGCCTTCCCGGTTACAGGCAAAGTCAACCAGTGTCACTTATGGCGACATTCACGCCAGGGCAATGATCTTTTGCGACGGGGCCCAGACTACCCATAATCCCTGGTTCAGTTCAATCCCTTTTCTCCTGAATAAAGGTGAGGTACTGACAGTGCGGGTACCCGGATTTGAAACAGCAGATATCGTAAAGAGAAGTATATCAATGGTGCCCATACCTGGTCAAAACGACATCTATTGGGTAGGTGCCACATTTGCCTGGGACTATCCGGATGAAAACCCAACAGCCGAAAAGCGGGCTTTTCTCGAAAATGGACTCCGACAATTATTAAAAGTTCCCTATGAGGTGCTGGATCACCAGGCGGCAGTAAGGCCAAGCGGCACAGATCGCCGTCCTATGTTGGGTATGCACCCTGAAATGCCTTCTCTCGGCTTATTCAACGGCCTGGGAACCAAAGGGTCCAGCCTGGCACCAGCCATGGCGGCCCAAATGACGGCTCATTTGCTACGCAATGCCCCACTGTGGCAGGAAACCGATATAAAACGGTTTTTTAACAGGTATAAAGGTTAG